Proteins from a genomic interval of Bradyrhizobium sp. CCBAU 53340:
- a CDS encoding SRPBCC family protein, translated as MDRSTGLKDRRDASADSLMASTHNDKVIAMTRIFCKPRLSMASAAMFGTVLLHSGTASAAAATITRSVDVKAAAQDVWSLIGPFCAIRDWLPPVGQCIEDGKAPSTRILVTKDGKAAFVETQVARNEAERSYSYKFLTSPLPVSNYTATIKVTAKANGSSTVTWNGSYTPEPGQEKAASEALLGVYDAGLAEIQARFAK; from the coding sequence TTGGACCGCTCCACCGGCTTGAAGGACCGTCGCGACGCGTCGGCCGACAGCCTTATGGCATCAACTCACAATGACAAGGTAATTGCGATGACAAGGATTTTCTGCAAACCCCGGCTCTCCATGGCGAGCGCTGCGATGTTCGGCACGGTGTTGCTCCACTCTGGCACGGCATCGGCCGCTGCAGCCACGATTACCCGAAGCGTTGACGTGAAGGCGGCTGCCCAGGACGTTTGGTCGCTGATCGGGCCGTTCTGCGCAATCAGGGATTGGCTGCCCCCGGTGGGTCAGTGCATCGAGGATGGCAAGGCGCCATCGACGCGCATTCTCGTCACGAAGGACGGAAAGGCCGCTTTCGTCGAGACCCAAGTCGCTCGGAATGAAGCCGAGCGCAGCTACTCCTACAAGTTTCTGACGAGCCCTCTTCCGGTCTCGAACTACACCGCAACGATCAAGGTGACTGCGAAGGCCAATGGATCTTCCACCGTTACGTGGAACGGCTCCTATACCCCCGAGCCAGGGCAGGAGAAGGCTGCCAGCGAAGCACTGCTCGGCGTCTATGACGCGGGCCTCGCTGAAATCCAGGCAAGGTTCGCGAAATAG
- a CDS encoding GFA family protein — MTIYSGKCFCGAVEIEAEGAPEAMGYCHCSSCRSWSAAPVNAFTLWKPQNVRVTKGAEFVATYAQSELSHRQYCKRCGGHLMCDHPPLRLVDVYAATLPMLKFAPGVHVNYSETVLPIRDGLPKLKDFPAEFGGSGVAVSE, encoded by the coding sequence ATGACGATTTACAGCGGCAAGTGCTTTTGCGGCGCGGTAGAAATCGAAGCGGAGGGAGCACCGGAGGCAATGGGATATTGCCATTGCTCGTCGTGCCGCTCCTGGTCGGCCGCCCCAGTGAATGCATTTACATTGTGGAAGCCGCAGAACGTGCGGGTGACCAAGGGCGCTGAATTCGTCGCCACCTACGCACAATCGGAGCTGAGCCATCGTCAATACTGCAAGCGCTGCGGGGGGCACCTCATGTGCGACCATCCGCCGCTTCGGCTCGTCGACGTGTACGCAGCCACATTGCCCATGCTGAAGTTCGCGCCGGGCGTGCACGTCAACTATTCCGAGACGGTGTTGCCGATCAGGGACGGCCTGCCGAAACTGAAGGATTTTCCCGCCGAGTTCGGAGGCTCAGGTGTTGCCGTTTCCGAATAG
- a CDS encoding DUF1127 domain-containing protein — MPPQQTDISPGIEADAARRGLALSIVQAKGAIDQALAERLKASAKALDGALLDKEAGSGRSVLGLLKRSWRALQRRRQGLRVSLYDLGDRELMDIGLTRGEINYLTPQRAIDTLRDSTTHLWSGRGM; from the coding sequence ATGCCACCACAACAGACGGATATCTCACCCGGGATTGAGGCCGACGCCGCAAGGCGCGGCCTCGCCCTCTCGATCGTGCAGGCAAAGGGCGCGATCGACCAAGCGCTGGCGGAGCGCCTCAAGGCGTCAGCCAAGGCGCTGGATGGCGCTTTGCTGGACAAGGAGGCCGGATCGGGCCGAAGCGTCCTCGGCCTGCTCAAGCGGTCTTGGCGTGCGCTTCAGCGGCGACGCCAGGGCCTGCGGGTCTCCCTGTACGACCTTGGCGACAGAGAGCTGATGGACATCGGCCTGACGCGCGGGGAGATCAACTACCTCACGCCTCAGCGTGCCATCGATACGTTGAGAGACAGCACGACGCATCTGTGGAGCGGTCGTGGGATGTGA
- a CDS encoding GNAT family N-acetyltransferase, translating to MAILRQCKRKADIMSSHAVIPQADFEIRRLTVDDLDCLREIRAEAIQMHPQSFGSPEEDEGGEVMMAAYRHWLGDTIFGAFGCERLIGVAGFYVSRYKRSQHRGHIFSVFVRENDRGKGVGDRLIKKLLAHAEARVEQVHLAVVSTAVAAIKTYKRNGFEICGTDPRVVRIDEATYDNYLMMKTFGH from the coding sequence ATGGCCATCCTGCGCCAGTGCAAGAGAAAGGCTGACATCATGTCCTCACATGCGGTCATTCCCCAGGCGGATTTTGAAATCCGGCGATTGACGGTCGATGATCTGGATTGTCTTCGCGAGATTCGCGCGGAGGCAATTCAGATGCATCCTCAATCGTTTGGCTCTCCCGAAGAGGACGAAGGCGGCGAAGTGATGATGGCGGCTTATCGCCATTGGCTCGGCGATACGATCTTTGGCGCATTCGGATGCGAGCGCCTGATCGGAGTCGCCGGCTTCTATGTCTCGCGATACAAGAGATCGCAGCACAGGGGGCACATCTTTTCGGTCTTCGTCAGGGAGAATGATCGCGGCAAAGGCGTCGGAGATCGGCTCATCAAGAAGCTTCTTGCCCATGCTGAGGCGCGTGTCGAACAGGTGCATCTTGCCGTGGTGTCGACGGCAGTCGCTGCAATCAAGACCTACAAACGCAACGGGTTCGAGATTTGCGGCACGGATCCCCGTGTCGTTCGCATAGACGAGGCTACTTATGACAACTACCTCATGATGAAGACATTCGGCCATTGA
- a CDS encoding xanthine dehydrogenase family protein molybdopterin-binding subunit, with product MAAPIKFGVGQSVLRKEDDALIRGKGRYTDDYAPQAALRCLVLRSPHAHAKFTIDAGRARTLPGVALILTAAEVADLGNLPCLFNLETDPFTGPPYPILAKDEVRHVGDSVAFVVAETIDQARDAIEAIEVKWSPLPAVTGVVNAIKKGAPQVWPDKPGNVLFDVSIGDKKATEAAFAKAHAVAEISIVNPRVVASFMETRAAVCEYDAKADHLTLTVGSQGSHRLRDILCQNVLNIPTDKMRVICPDVGGGFGTKLFPYREYALMAVAARKLKKAVKWAADRSEHFMGDAQGRDNVTTAKMALAEDGRFLAMDCDLMGDMGAYLSTFGPYIPHGGAGMLPGLYDIQAFHCRVRTIFTHSVPVDAYRGAGRPEAAYVIERLVDACARKLDMTPDAIRRKNFIPPKALPYKTATGKVYDSGDFAAHLKRAMEIAEWKEFGKRAKAAKKHGLIRGIGLASYVEICGVMGEETANVRLDPNGDVTVLIGTQSSGQGHQTAYAQIVAEQFGVAPERVHVRQGDTAEIATGLGTGGSASIPSGGVSVERATRELGQKLKEIAAQALEASAGDLEITDGIIRIAGTDRSMSFADVAKRAGADPSKLNGSATFASADGTYPNGTHLAEVEIDPATGIIKIVNYVIVDDFGKTLNPLLLAGQVHGGAMQGIGQALMEQVVYGATDGQLITATYMDYALPRAADGPSFVFETHNIPCTTNPMGVKGAGEAGAIGSCPAVVNAIVDALWREYKIDHIDMPATPERVWIAINEHHRRHSL from the coding sequence ATGGCAGCCCCCATCAAGTTCGGCGTCGGCCAAAGCGTGCTGCGCAAGGAAGACGACGCGCTGATCCGCGGCAAGGGCCGCTATACCGACGACTACGCGCCGCAGGCTGCGCTGCGCTGCCTGGTGCTGCGCTCGCCGCATGCGCATGCCAAATTCACCATCGATGCCGGCCGCGCCCGCACCCTGCCGGGCGTTGCGCTGATCCTGACCGCGGCTGAGGTCGCCGATCTCGGCAATCTGCCCTGCCTGTTCAATCTCGAGACCGATCCGTTCACCGGCCCGCCTTACCCGATCCTGGCCAAGGACGAGGTGCGGCATGTCGGTGATTCCGTCGCCTTTGTCGTCGCCGAGACCATCGACCAGGCCCGCGATGCGATCGAGGCGATCGAGGTCAAATGGAGCCCGCTGCCGGCCGTCACCGGCGTCGTCAACGCCATCAAGAAGGGCGCGCCGCAGGTCTGGCCGGACAAGCCGGGCAATGTGCTGTTCGACGTCTCGATCGGTGACAAGAAAGCGACTGAAGCTGCGTTCGCGAAGGCACATGCCGTCGCCGAAATCTCCATCGTCAATCCGCGCGTGGTCGCGAGCTTCATGGAGACGCGCGCGGCGGTCTGCGAATACGACGCCAAGGCTGATCATCTGACGCTGACGGTCGGCAGCCAGGGCAGCCATCGCCTGCGCGACATTCTCTGCCAGAACGTGCTCAACATCCCCACCGACAAGATGCGGGTGATTTGCCCCGACGTCGGCGGCGGCTTCGGCACCAAGCTGTTTCCATACCGCGAATACGCCCTGATGGCGGTCGCGGCGCGCAAGCTGAAGAAGGCCGTGAAGTGGGCGGCCGATCGCTCAGAGCATTTCATGGGCGATGCGCAGGGCCGCGACAACGTCACCACCGCGAAGATGGCGCTGGCCGAGGACGGCAGGTTCCTCGCGATGGATTGCGACCTGATGGGCGACATGGGCGCGTATCTGTCGACCTTCGGGCCCTACATCCCGCATGGCGGCGCCGGCATGCTGCCGGGCCTCTACGACATCCAGGCCTTCCACTGCCGCGTGCGCACCATCTTCACCCACAGCGTGCCAGTGGACGCCTATCGCGGCGCGGGCCGGCCTGAAGCCGCCTACGTCATCGAACGTCTGGTCGATGCCTGCGCGCGCAAGCTCGACATGACGCCGGACGCGATCCGTCGCAAGAACTTCATCCCGCCGAAGGCACTGCCCTACAAGACCGCGACCGGCAAGGTCTACGATTCCGGCGATTTCGCCGCGCATCTGAAGCGCGCGATGGAAATTGCCGAGTGGAAGGAATTTGGAAAGCGCGCCAAGGCCGCGAAGAAGCACGGGCTGATCCGCGGCATTGGCCTTGCGAGCTATGTCGAGATCTGCGGCGTGATGGGCGAGGAGACCGCGAATGTGCGGCTAGACCCCAACGGCGATGTCACGGTCCTGATCGGCACGCAGTCGAGCGGGCAGGGCCACCAGACCGCCTATGCGCAGATCGTCGCCGAGCAGTTCGGCGTAGCGCCCGAACGTGTGCACGTCCGCCAGGGCGACACCGCGGAGATTGCGACGGGCCTCGGCACCGGCGGCTCGGCCTCGATCCCGTCAGGCGGCGTCAGCGTCGAGCGCGCCACGCGCGAGCTCGGCCAGAAGCTCAAGGAGATCGCGGCACAAGCGCTGGAAGCCAGCGCCGGTGACCTCGAGATCACCGACGGCATCATCAGGATCGCCGGTACCGACCGCTCGATGAGCTTCGCCGATGTCGCGAAGCGCGCCGGCGCCGATCCGTCGAAGCTGAATGGCAGCGCGACCTTCGCCAGCGCTGACGGCACCTACCCGAACGGCACGCATCTGGCCGAGGTCGAGATCGATCCCGCCACCGGCATCATCAAAATCGTCAACTACGTGATCGTCGACGATTTCGGCAAGACGCTCAATCCGCTGCTGCTGGCAGGCCAGGTGCATGGCGGCGCCATGCAGGGCATCGGCCAGGCCTTGATGGAGCAGGTGGTCTATGGCGCGACCGATGGCCAGCTCATCACCGCGACCTACATGGACTACGCGCTGCCGCGCGCGGCCGATGGTCCGTCCTTCGTGTTCGAGACCCACAACATTCCCTGCACGACCAATCCGATGGGCGTGAAGGGCGCGGGCGAGGCCGGCGCGATTGGCTCGTGCCCGGCCGTCGTCAACGCCATCGTCGACGCGCTCTGGCGTGAGTACAAGATCGACCACATCGACATGCCGGCGACGCCCGAGCGGGTGTGGATCGCGATCAACGAGCACCATCGCCGGCACAGCCTGTAA
- a CDS encoding cytochrome c: MKRMFVVAGTLLLGAGAVMAQQEVAVQQDNLMRSQAKSLYTVILKMTKGDIPYNQKAADEAIANLEADVAKIAKTFEVNPKQDVVNATYGSSPKVWQQKADFESKIPPVQKAIADVKGKIHNVASLKAAYTAINDRCNDCHETYRLKLK, translated from the coding sequence ATGAAACGAATGTTTGTTGTCGCGGGCACCCTGCTTCTGGGTGCGGGCGCTGTGATGGCGCAGCAGGAGGTTGCCGTCCAGCAGGACAATCTGATGCGCTCGCAGGCCAAGAGCCTGTACACGGTCATCCTGAAGATGACCAAGGGCGACATCCCCTACAATCAGAAGGCGGCAGACGAGGCGATCGCCAATCTGGAGGCGGACGTTGCCAAGATCGCCAAGACCTTCGAGGTCAATCCCAAGCAGGACGTGGTCAACGCCACCTACGGCTCGTCGCCGAAGGTGTGGCAGCAGAAGGCCGATTTCGAGTCAAAGATCCCGCCGGTGCAGAAGGCGATCGCCGACGTCAAGGGCAAGATCCACAATGTCGCCAGCCTGAAGGCGGCCTACACCGCGATCAACGACCGCTGCAACGACTGCCACGAGACCTATCGGTTGAAGCTGAAGTAA